The Streptomyces sp. NBC_00659 genomic interval AGGTGGCGGGCCGGGGCGAGGTCGACGTCGTCGTCGAGGAGTTCGATGACGGGCACGGAACGCGCCAGACCGGGCCGCTCCTGGAGGGTGCCGTCCCGGTCGTGGGCCCGCCAGGCGTCGAGCACGACGCCCCTGACGGCCTCCCAGTCGGGACCGCCACGCCCCTCGCCGGTGAACTGCCCGGCGTCGGCGAGCAGCACCTCGGGCCGGCCGGGCGCGTTCTCGGGCCGGCGCAGCACCCACAGGTGCAGGGGAATGTTGTACGGGGCCGCCGCGCCGACCGGCAGCGCGACGACGGCCCGCAGCGCGCCGCGGCGCAGCAGGTCGGCGCGGATACGGCGGCCGGAACGGCGGGAGGCGGTGGCGGGCGGCATGAGCAGGACGGCGGTGCCGCCGTCCCGCAGCCGGGCCAGCGCGTGCTGCACCCAGGCCAGCTCGGACTCCGCACGGGCCGGGAAGCCGTACTCCCAGCGGGGGTCGTAGGCCAGTTCGTCATGACCCCAGTTGCGTTCGTTGAACGGGGGATGGCACAGGACGGCGTCGGCGCGCAGCCGCGGAAAGGCGTCGGCGCGCAGGGTGTCGCCGACGGCCGCGCGCACGGTGGCCCGGCCGTGCAGGGCGAGCCGGAGCCCGGTGAGCGCGGCGAGTTCGGGGGCGCTGTCCTGGGCGTGGAGCTCTTGACCTGGGCCGGTGTCGAGGGCGCGCAGCAGGGCGCCGGTGCCGCAGGCCGGGTCGAGGACGGTGCGGGCGGGTCCCGCGAGGTCGGCCATGAGGCGGGCGAGCTCGGCGGGGGTGGGCGTGTACTGGCGCGGGTTGGCGTCGAGGTGCCGCCCGAGCAGGAACTCGAAGGTCTGACGGGCACCCAGCTCGGCGGCGAGCTCGGCCACGCCGCGGAGGAGGGGGACGGAGGGGAGCAGCTGGGGGCCGGTGGGGAGGTGCAGCGCGGGGGTGGCCGAGGCGGCGGGGGGTGCCGGGATCGCGGAGACCGGGGGGATGACGGGGGCGTGCGGGGCGTGCGGGGCGTGCGGGGCGTGCGGGGCGTGCGGGGCGTGCGGGGGCACTGATACCGCTGGATCAGGATCGGCTTCCGGAGTGTTCACAGTCGCAGGTCGGTTCACAGTC includes:
- a CDS encoding N-6 DNA methylase, which gives rise to MQDNATEVTAAGIARLAGVGRAAVSNWRRRHADFPKPVGGTETSPSFALAEVEAWLRQQGKLAEVPLRERVWQHLVGHPEGPATALTHAGFVLLLIHDRPTVWLEASAGSDERLAALLPTALEQVVTPRFGRVRGERGVHAEADAVSSSTVNRPATVNTPEADPDPAVSVPPHAPHAPHAPHAPHAPHAPVIPPVSAIPAPPAASATPALHLPTGPQLLPSVPLLRGVAELAAELGARQTFEFLLGRHLDANPRQYTPTPAELARLMADLAGPARTVLDPACGTGALLRALDTGPGQELHAQDSAPELAALTGLRLALHGRATVRAAVGDTLRADAFPRLRADAVLCHPPFNERNWGHDELAYDPRWEYGFPARAESELAWVQHALARLRDGGTAVLLMPPATASRRSGRRIRADLLRRGALRAVVALPVGAAAPYNIPLHLWVLRRPENAPGRPEVLLADAGQFTGEGRGGPDWEAVRGVVLDAWRAHDRDGTLQERPGLARSVPVIELLDDDVDLAPARHLPPPAAADGAEQLAAVRECLDETLRLATGLTPSPAVTGRPARWPLTTVGELARGSALVMRTGGNGGPTRVPVLTDHDVLAGTGPTGTLPESDEEAVLTEAGDVVVPVLGGGSVVRVVDGTTAGAVLGRNLVLLHPDPAALDPWFLAGFLRGTANNRQASSYASTATRLDVRRLQLPRLPLDEQRRYGARFRALDEFERALRHAGRLGDQLVRGMYDGLTDGTVPPG